A single window of Trachemys scripta elegans isolate TJP31775 chromosome 18, CAS_Tse_1.0, whole genome shotgun sequence DNA harbors:
- the GAS2L2 gene encoding GAS2-like protein 2 isoform X2 — protein sequence MAGIQGATVQSIRPYKSSEQYLYAMKEDLAEWLKELYDLEVNVGSLLEVLETGSMLCYHANNITHVAGEFSRDYPGLAHKLQLPRYGVTCNDSAQPGTFQARDNVSNFIQWCRKEMDIKEVLMFETEDLVLRKNEKNFVLCLLEVARRASRFGMSAPTLIQMEEEIEEEIREEMDLPPEDTPLPKPQRKPCDFKNLDQMVQHLVSRCTCPVQFSMIKVSEGKYRVGDSNTLIFVRILRNHVMVRVGGGWDTLEHYLDKHDPCRCTSLSHKQAVKLTSPQRLQAIQVQHEIKVCPTPRTDNPKKPQPTLIVSRSQSPLPPVEWRTYTPQSLSTSRKLRSSASPESTRFRPPREQSEPRRVPSARATERSATPSRRQLFAEERSATHQNSSIQSGRDKLCVSMSSLTSQLTGSEEDGSGASEALPEPQRGRQTSRIPGMNQKDPARFVQARCTESRPQMTVSKDRTAQLPRSAQYGVKPVPQAHKPEESGVKTFPGMVRSSSPMKPLHLSPQRDSKGAAQSHNAAHGWGDAGVVRPSSPVKHMGQTPKQESSTKIPVKAGPAFSRPPTPVQSYQGEPRLRNGWKVPAGEMAKAPALSKSKVVSGAEDGFQGHRHCSGAVKPETLMTNLPTSLKDRLGQSAPAGKDKGPNTRLVQEVEPGNTNDSSRSGGDPIGCREERERVYTPLPINPAQERALYRSLEDEILSNIKVLEADSDESHCPEGNQLDDFALDCSIASVATASDISRLRSSTPSLSSLTSARQTLPCGEGVPRSGVYVPSGEAKWHPAGFRYGDVIDELSQGHNTLHPVDVENWIAKMPPKGAVRVSSQPSSPLVNGNQVEKKLLEPEGALFQENVSNETKGNWSRRQPSLTSHAGSAVVSRNSKASQAASDGPKASINSPASVGGLEKSKLPQGKPKRSLKKPERVPSIYKLKLRPKIRPRRDNRPEKRPSKIPTPVTYRQAQKAASVKAQEKAHSSKHQTRPTQDNLDNTRQNSTGNAGSEEEAWLSEHSNSPQAGKKTVLADTKVWLTEEDEESWV from the exons ATGGCTGGGATTCAGGGGGCCACGGTGCAGAGCATCCGGCCCTACAAGTCCAGCGAGCAGTATCTCTACGCCATGAAGGAGGACCTGGCCGAGTGGCTCAAGGAACTCTATGACTTGGAAGTCAACGTTGGGTCCCTCCTGGAGGTGCTGGAGACGGGCTCCATGCTGTGCTACCATGCCAACAACATCACCCACGTGGCCGGAGAGTTCTCCCGGGACTATCCGGGCCTGGCCCACAAGCTCCAGCTGCCCAGATATGGGGTGACGTGTAATGACTCTGCCCAGCCAGGGACCTTCCAGGCCAGGGATAACGTGTCTAACTTCATCCAGTGGTGCAGGAAGGAGATGGATATTAAAG AGGTGCTGATGTTTGAGACGGAGGACCTAGTGCTGAGGAAGAACGAGAAGAACTTTGTGCTGTGCCTGCTGGAGGTGGCCCGCCGGGCCTCTCGCTTCGGGATGAGTGCTCCCACCCTGATCCAAATGGAGGAGGAGATCGAGGAGGAGATCCGAGAGGAGATGGACCTGCCCCCTGAGGATACCCCACTTCCCAAGCCGCAGAGGAAGCCTTGTGACTTCAAGAACCTGGACCAGATG GTCCAACACCTGGTGAGCCGGTGCACGTGCCCAGTCCAGTTCTCCATGATCAAGGTGTCTGAAGGAAAATACCGCGTGGGCGATTCCAACACCCTTATTTTTGTCAGG ATCCTCCGGAATCATGTCATGGTGCGGGTTGGAGGTGGCTGGGACACGCTGGAGCATTATCTGGATAAGCATGATCCCTGCCGGTGCACCTCGCTGT CTCACAAGCAGGCTGTCAAGCTGACAAGCCCTCAAAGGCTGCAGGCAATACAGGTGCAGCACGAGATCAAGGTCTGCCCGACACCCAGGACAGACAACCCAAAgaagccccagcccaccctgatCGTGAGCAGGTCCCAAAGCCCACTGCCCCCAGTGGAGTGGAGGACCTACACCCCACAGAGTCTCAGCACCAGCCGGAAGCTTCGTTCATCGGCATCGCCAGAGAGCACCAGGTTCAGGCCCCCGCGGGAGCAGTCAGAACCCAGGAGGGTCCCTTCGGCCAG GGCAACAGAGCGGTCTGCTACTCCTTCGCGGAGGCAGCTGTTTGCTGAAGAAAGATCTGCTACCCACCAGAACTCCTCCATCCAGAGCGGGAGGGATAAGCTGTGTGTTTCTATGTCCTCCCTGACATCGCAGCTGACTGGAAGCGAGGAGGATGGTTCTGGCGCCTCGGAAGCTCTCCCAGAGCCCCAGAGAGGGCGACAGACTAGTAGAATCCCTGGGATGAATCAGAAGGACCCAGCTAGGTTTGTGCAAGCCAGGTGTACAGAGTCCAGGCCTCAGATGACAGTGTCAAAGGACAGAACAGCTCAGTTGCCAAGGAGCGCCCAGTATGGAGTCAAACCCGTTCCACAGGCTCACAAGCCTGAGGAATCAGGGGTCAAGACCTTTCCTGGGATGGTTCGTTCCTCCAGCCCAATGAAACCCCTTCATCTCTCCCCACAACGGGATTCcaagggagctgcacagagccacaaCGCTGCACATGGCTGGGGGGATGCTGGGGTTGTGAGGCCATCCTCCCCAGTTAAACACATGGGCCAGACTCCAAAACAGGAAAGTAGCACTAAGATCCCAGTCAAAGCCGGCCCCGCCTTCAGCAGGCCCCCAACCCCTGTTCAGAGCTACCAGGGGGAGCCCCGCCTCCGAAATGGGTGGAAAGTCCCTGCCGGTGAAATGGCAAAAGCCCCGGCTCTCTCAAAGAGCAAAGTCGTGTCCGGGGCTGAGGATGGCTTTCAGGGGCACAGACATTGCAGTGGGGCAGTCAAGCCAGAGACATTGATGACCAACCTTCCCACTAGCCTAAAAGACAGACTCGGCCAGTCAGCTCCAGCAGGGAAGGACAAGGGTCCAAACACCAGACTGGTGCAGGAGGTAGAGCCAGGAAACACCAATGACAGCAGCAGGAGTGGTGGCGATCCAATAGGCTGCAGAGAGGAGAGGGAACGTGTGTATACACCTTTGCCCATCAACCCGGCCCAGGAGCGGGCGCTATACAGGAGCCTAGAAGATGAGATCTTATCCAACATAAAGGTTCTAGAGGCTGATTCTGATGAAAGCCACTGCCCTGAGGGGAACCAGCTGGACGATTTTGCCCTGGACTGCAGCATAGCGAGCGTCGCCACCGCCAGTGACATAAGTAGGCTCAGGTCCTCCACGCCCTCCCTGTCTTCCTTGACAAGTGCCAGGCAGACCTTGCCATGTGGCGAGGGTGTGCCTCGGAGTGGCGTCTATGTGCCCAGCGGAGAGGCAAAATGGCACCCGGCTGGATTCCGCTATGGTGATGTGATCGACGAACTGTCCCAGGGGCACAACACACTCCACCCAGTGGACGTGGAGAACTGGATCGCCAAGATGCCACCCAAGGGGGCTGTGAGGGTTTCCTCTCAGCCAAGTTCACCTCTGGTGAATGGAAACCAGGTGGAAAAGAAGCTTCTGGAGCCAGAAGGGGCTTTGTTCCAGGAGAACGTGTCCAATGAAACCAAAGGCAACTGGTCAAGGAGGCAGCCATCTCTCACAAGCCATGCAGGGTCGGCTGTAGTCAGTAGAAATAGCAAAGCTTCTCAGGCAGCCTCTGATGGCCCCAAGGCATCTATCAATTCTCCAGCCTCTGTGGGTGGCCTTGAAAAGTCCAAACTGCCTCAAGGTAAGCCCAAAAGGTCCCTGAAGAAGCCCGAACGGGTGCCATCCATCTACAAGCTAAAACTACGCCCCAAAATCCGCCCACGCAGGGACAACAGACCTGAGAAACGGCCATCCAAAATCCCCACTCCAGTGACCTATCGACAGGCACAGAAAGCGGCCAGCGTCAAAGCCCAGGAGAAGGCCCACAGCTCAAAGCATCAGACCCGGCCAACTCAGGACAACCTGGATAACACAAGGCAGAACAGCACAGGAAATGCTGGGTCCGAGGAAGAGGCTTGGCTTTCAGAACATAGTAACTCCCCACAAGCTGGGAAGAAGACAGTCCTAGCAGATACCAAAGTGTGGCTCACAGAAGAAGATGAGGAATCCTGGGTCTGA
- the GAS2L2 gene encoding GAS2-like protein 2 isoform X1, with protein sequence METFDAPSLSPFSPTSHGKMAGIQGATVQSIRPYKSSEQYLYAMKEDLAEWLKELYDLEVNVGSLLEVLETGSMLCYHANNITHVAGEFSRDYPGLAHKLQLPRYGVTCNDSAQPGTFQARDNVSNFIQWCRKEMDIKEVLMFETEDLVLRKNEKNFVLCLLEVARRASRFGMSAPTLIQMEEEIEEEIREEMDLPPEDTPLPKPQRKPCDFKNLDQMVQHLVSRCTCPVQFSMIKVSEGKYRVGDSNTLIFVRILRNHVMVRVGGGWDTLEHYLDKHDPCRCTSLSHKQAVKLTSPQRLQAIQVQHEIKVCPTPRTDNPKKPQPTLIVSRSQSPLPPVEWRTYTPQSLSTSRKLRSSASPESTRFRPPREQSEPRRVPSARATERSATPSRRQLFAEERSATHQNSSIQSGRDKLCVSMSSLTSQLTGSEEDGSGASEALPEPQRGRQTSRIPGMNQKDPARFVQARCTESRPQMTVSKDRTAQLPRSAQYGVKPVPQAHKPEESGVKTFPGMVRSSSPMKPLHLSPQRDSKGAAQSHNAAHGWGDAGVVRPSSPVKHMGQTPKQESSTKIPVKAGPAFSRPPTPVQSYQGEPRLRNGWKVPAGEMAKAPALSKSKVVSGAEDGFQGHRHCSGAVKPETLMTNLPTSLKDRLGQSAPAGKDKGPNTRLVQEVEPGNTNDSSRSGGDPIGCREERERVYTPLPINPAQERALYRSLEDEILSNIKVLEADSDESHCPEGNQLDDFALDCSIASVATASDISRLRSSTPSLSSLTSARQTLPCGEGVPRSGVYVPSGEAKWHPAGFRYGDVIDELSQGHNTLHPVDVENWIAKMPPKGAVRVSSQPSSPLVNGNQVEKKLLEPEGALFQENVSNETKGNWSRRQPSLTSHAGSAVVSRNSKASQAASDGPKASINSPASVGGLEKSKLPQGKPKRSLKKPERVPSIYKLKLRPKIRPRRDNRPEKRPSKIPTPVTYRQAQKAASVKAQEKAHSSKHQTRPTQDNLDNTRQNSTGNAGSEEEAWLSEHSNSPQAGKKTVLADTKVWLTEEDEESWV encoded by the exons ATGGAAACCTTCGATGCCCCTTCTCTGTCTCCCTTTAGCCCCACATCTCATGGCAAGATGGCTGGGATTCAGGGGGCCACGGTGCAGAGCATCCGGCCCTACAAGTCCAGCGAGCAGTATCTCTACGCCATGAAGGAGGACCTGGCCGAGTGGCTCAAGGAACTCTATGACTTGGAAGTCAACGTTGGGTCCCTCCTGGAGGTGCTGGAGACGGGCTCCATGCTGTGCTACCATGCCAACAACATCACCCACGTGGCCGGAGAGTTCTCCCGGGACTATCCGGGCCTGGCCCACAAGCTCCAGCTGCCCAGATATGGGGTGACGTGTAATGACTCTGCCCAGCCAGGGACCTTCCAGGCCAGGGATAACGTGTCTAACTTCATCCAGTGGTGCAGGAAGGAGATGGATATTAAAG AGGTGCTGATGTTTGAGACGGAGGACCTAGTGCTGAGGAAGAACGAGAAGAACTTTGTGCTGTGCCTGCTGGAGGTGGCCCGCCGGGCCTCTCGCTTCGGGATGAGTGCTCCCACCCTGATCCAAATGGAGGAGGAGATCGAGGAGGAGATCCGAGAGGAGATGGACCTGCCCCCTGAGGATACCCCACTTCCCAAGCCGCAGAGGAAGCCTTGTGACTTCAAGAACCTGGACCAGATG GTCCAACACCTGGTGAGCCGGTGCACGTGCCCAGTCCAGTTCTCCATGATCAAGGTGTCTGAAGGAAAATACCGCGTGGGCGATTCCAACACCCTTATTTTTGTCAGG ATCCTCCGGAATCATGTCATGGTGCGGGTTGGAGGTGGCTGGGACACGCTGGAGCATTATCTGGATAAGCATGATCCCTGCCGGTGCACCTCGCTGT CTCACAAGCAGGCTGTCAAGCTGACAAGCCCTCAAAGGCTGCAGGCAATACAGGTGCAGCACGAGATCAAGGTCTGCCCGACACCCAGGACAGACAACCCAAAgaagccccagcccaccctgatCGTGAGCAGGTCCCAAAGCCCACTGCCCCCAGTGGAGTGGAGGACCTACACCCCACAGAGTCTCAGCACCAGCCGGAAGCTTCGTTCATCGGCATCGCCAGAGAGCACCAGGTTCAGGCCCCCGCGGGAGCAGTCAGAACCCAGGAGGGTCCCTTCGGCCAG GGCAACAGAGCGGTCTGCTACTCCTTCGCGGAGGCAGCTGTTTGCTGAAGAAAGATCTGCTACCCACCAGAACTCCTCCATCCAGAGCGGGAGGGATAAGCTGTGTGTTTCTATGTCCTCCCTGACATCGCAGCTGACTGGAAGCGAGGAGGATGGTTCTGGCGCCTCGGAAGCTCTCCCAGAGCCCCAGAGAGGGCGACAGACTAGTAGAATCCCTGGGATGAATCAGAAGGACCCAGCTAGGTTTGTGCAAGCCAGGTGTACAGAGTCCAGGCCTCAGATGACAGTGTCAAAGGACAGAACAGCTCAGTTGCCAAGGAGCGCCCAGTATGGAGTCAAACCCGTTCCACAGGCTCACAAGCCTGAGGAATCAGGGGTCAAGACCTTTCCTGGGATGGTTCGTTCCTCCAGCCCAATGAAACCCCTTCATCTCTCCCCACAACGGGATTCcaagggagctgcacagagccacaaCGCTGCACATGGCTGGGGGGATGCTGGGGTTGTGAGGCCATCCTCCCCAGTTAAACACATGGGCCAGACTCCAAAACAGGAAAGTAGCACTAAGATCCCAGTCAAAGCCGGCCCCGCCTTCAGCAGGCCCCCAACCCCTGTTCAGAGCTACCAGGGGGAGCCCCGCCTCCGAAATGGGTGGAAAGTCCCTGCCGGTGAAATGGCAAAAGCCCCGGCTCTCTCAAAGAGCAAAGTCGTGTCCGGGGCTGAGGATGGCTTTCAGGGGCACAGACATTGCAGTGGGGCAGTCAAGCCAGAGACATTGATGACCAACCTTCCCACTAGCCTAAAAGACAGACTCGGCCAGTCAGCTCCAGCAGGGAAGGACAAGGGTCCAAACACCAGACTGGTGCAGGAGGTAGAGCCAGGAAACACCAATGACAGCAGCAGGAGTGGTGGCGATCCAATAGGCTGCAGAGAGGAGAGGGAACGTGTGTATACACCTTTGCCCATCAACCCGGCCCAGGAGCGGGCGCTATACAGGAGCCTAGAAGATGAGATCTTATCCAACATAAAGGTTCTAGAGGCTGATTCTGATGAAAGCCACTGCCCTGAGGGGAACCAGCTGGACGATTTTGCCCTGGACTGCAGCATAGCGAGCGTCGCCACCGCCAGTGACATAAGTAGGCTCAGGTCCTCCACGCCCTCCCTGTCTTCCTTGACAAGTGCCAGGCAGACCTTGCCATGTGGCGAGGGTGTGCCTCGGAGTGGCGTCTATGTGCCCAGCGGAGAGGCAAAATGGCACCCGGCTGGATTCCGCTATGGTGATGTGATCGACGAACTGTCCCAGGGGCACAACACACTCCACCCAGTGGACGTGGAGAACTGGATCGCCAAGATGCCACCCAAGGGGGCTGTGAGGGTTTCCTCTCAGCCAAGTTCACCTCTGGTGAATGGAAACCAGGTGGAAAAGAAGCTTCTGGAGCCAGAAGGGGCTTTGTTCCAGGAGAACGTGTCCAATGAAACCAAAGGCAACTGGTCAAGGAGGCAGCCATCTCTCACAAGCCATGCAGGGTCGGCTGTAGTCAGTAGAAATAGCAAAGCTTCTCAGGCAGCCTCTGATGGCCCCAAGGCATCTATCAATTCTCCAGCCTCTGTGGGTGGCCTTGAAAAGTCCAAACTGCCTCAAGGTAAGCCCAAAAGGTCCCTGAAGAAGCCCGAACGGGTGCCATCCATCTACAAGCTAAAACTACGCCCCAAAATCCGCCCACGCAGGGACAACAGACCTGAGAAACGGCCATCCAAAATCCCCACTCCAGTGACCTATCGACAGGCACAGAAAGCGGCCAGCGTCAAAGCCCAGGAGAAGGCCCACAGCTCAAAGCATCAGACCCGGCCAACTCAGGACAACCTGGATAACACAAGGCAGAACAGCACAGGAAATGCTGGGTCCGAGGAAGAGGCTTGGCTTTCAGAACATAGTAACTCCCCACAAGCTGGGAAGAAGACAGTCCTAGCAGATACCAAAGTGTGGCTCACAGAAGAAGATGAGGAATCCTGGGTCTGA
- the C18H17orf50 gene encoding uncharacterized protein C17orf50 homolog: protein MSWWRKEKEEQEMVEEEAKELEVAEEDTEEENIVSYSPLSPQTSSTEQVQELNKADENWFWGWLSPFSLFSGLPTLADRKRPPGNTCSECEILFCRKCEGLHYNPGFIEHCILGHGREEPEGSGLISPILSADSINLAVAPGGTEDEEIKRK, encoded by the exons ATGTCTTGGTGgagaaaagagaaggaggagcagGAGATGGTAGAGGAGGAGGCCAAAGAGCTGGAAGTGGCAGAAGAGGACACAGAGGAAGAGAACATAGTCTCCTACTCCCCCCTTTCTCCTCAGACGTCAAGCACAGAGCAGGTCCAAGAGCTGAACAAAGCAGACGAGAACTGGTTCTGGGGCTGGCTCTCGCCGTTCTCCCTCTTCTCCGGGTTACCCACGCTGGCAGACAG G AAGAGGCCCCCAGGCAACACGTGCTCCGAGTGCGAGATCCTGTTCTGCAGGAAGTGTGAGGGGCTGCATTACAACCCGGGGTTCATAGAGCACTGCATCCTGGGCcatggcagggaggagccagaggGCTCGGGCCTCATCAGCCCCATTCTGAGTGCAG ATTCCATCAACCTGGCTGTCGCTCCAGGGGGAACAGAAGATgaagaaataaagagaaaatga